The following are encoded in a window of Methanomassiliicoccales archaeon genomic DNA:
- a CDS encoding polysaccharide deacetylase has product MWKNDAKCAVCLTFDCDSDISWKNIMRRTGAVKEGEPFSPVVLSQGQYEVNVAIPRILRFLDKHELKGCFFVPGLLAEERPDIVKEIKKKNHEIGHHGYMHLNPSRLNPEQELKELELGMRAIEGVIGERPRGYRAPAFDLSPKTLEFLCDYGFVYESSMMAWDTPYIHHVKGKKLVEIPFNWLTIDWTFFAFNFFPPLEYQNGISSQEDVLEIWTEEFEGLYDEGGLLTIVMHPQAIGRPSRMRMLERLINHIKKKSKAWIAKPIDIAEYWLEEH; this is encoded by the coding sequence ATGTGGAAGAATGATGCAAAATGTGCTGTCTGCTTGACATTCGACTGCGACAGTGACATTTCATGGAAGAATATTATGCGAAGAACGGGAGCTGTAAAGGAGGGTGAACCTTTCAGTCCTGTTGTCTTATCTCAGGGACAATACGAAGTCAATGTTGCCATTCCAAGGATACTTAGATTTCTTGACAAACATGAACTCAAGGGATGTTTCTTTGTTCCTGGTTTGCTGGCTGAGGAGCGACCAGATATTGTAAAGGAAATCAAGAAGAAGAACCATGAAATCGGACATCATGGTTACATGCATCTAAATCCATCTAGACTAAACCCTGAGCAGGAGCTGAAGGAGTTGGAATTGGGAATGAGGGCCATAGAGGGCGTGATTGGTGAACGACCGAGAGGCTACAGAGCTCCTGCTTTCGATCTCTCACCAAAAACATTGGAATTCTTATGCGATTATGGATTTGTTTACGAGAGCAGTATGATGGCCTGGGATACACCATACATCCATCATGTAAAAGGTAAGAAGCTCGTCGAAATTCCATTCAATTGGTTGACTATTGACTGGACGTTTTTTGCATTTAATTTCTTTCCACCACTTGAATACCAAAATGGAATATCGAGCCAGGAAGACGTTCTGGAAATCTGGACTGAGGAGTTCGAGGGACTCTACGACGAAGGCGGACTGCTGACTATTGTAATGCATCCCCAAGCAATAGGACGTCCTTCAAGAATGAGAATGCTTGAGAGATTAATTAATCACATAAAAAAGAAGAGCAAAGCTTGGATTGCAAAACCTATAGATATTGCGGAGTACTGGTTGGAAGAGCACTAA
- a CDS encoding NAD(P)-dependent oxidoreductase, translated as MRMVFTELKSHVTDIRSAFPDDELTIFERALTEEELQDFARDAEVLSVFIYTKVTERVLDALPNLQLIVTRSVGFDHIASKYALDRGIAVCHVPDYGSHVIAEHVFALLLSVARKIPFADSYVKEKRVFNFEPFLGIELRGKTLGVVGTGKIGAAVIGIAAGFGMRIVAYDVIENKPLQAKYGFPYLPLEELLSKSDFVTLHIPLTPKTYHLIDKEKIMRMKKGSILINTSRGAVVDSKALKEALEDGHLWGAGIDVLEDEDHVEREVLLNAPNLVVTPHSAFYTKEVLDRIVATTIETINAYKSGNVINRIPLEYV; from the coding sequence ATGAGAATGGTATTTACAGAATTGAAAAGCCATGTAACAGATATTCGATCGGCCTTTCCCGATGATGAGCTCACCATTTTCGAAAGAGCTTTGACGGAAGAGGAGTTACAAGATTTCGCAAGAGATGCCGAAGTTCTATCGGTGTTCATTTATACGAAAGTAACAGAGAGAGTCCTAGACGCACTTCCAAACCTCCAACTCATTGTAACTAGGAGTGTGGGGTTTGATCACATTGCTTCCAAGTATGCACTCGATAGAGGCATTGCTGTATGTCATGTTCCAGATTATGGGTCTCACGTCATTGCTGAGCACGTATTTGCTCTTCTCCTCTCCGTTGCAAGAAAAATTCCTTTTGCAGATTCGTATGTGAAGGAAAAAAGAGTCTTTAATTTTGAACCCTTCCTGGGAATAGAACTTAGGGGAAAAACTCTTGGCGTAGTCGGTACTGGAAAAATTGGAGCAGCCGTGATAGGTATTGCCGCTGGATTCGGTATGAGAATTGTAGCGTACGATGTTATCGAGAACAAACCTCTTCAAGCGAAATATGGGTTCCCGTATCTTCCCCTGGAAGAGCTGCTTTCCAAAAGCGATTTTGTTACACTACATATTCCGCTTACTCCTAAGACGTATCACTTGATTGACAAAGAAAAGATTATGAGAATGAAAAAGGGGAGTATACTGATCAACACGTCACGTGGCGCTGTGGTCGACAGCAAGGCACTAAAAGAAGCCCTTGAAGACGGTCACCTCTGGGGCGCAGGGATAGATGTGTTGGAAGATGAAGACCATGTGGAACGGGAGGTATTACTTAATGCGCCGAATCTCGTTGTCACACCTCATTCTGCTTTTTACACGAAGGAAGTTTTAGATAGGATTGTCGCTACCACAATAGAAACAATAAATGCATACAAATCTGGAAATGTCATAAACAGAATTCCACTTGAATATGTGTAA